Proteins co-encoded in one Arachis hypogaea cultivar Tifrunner chromosome 11, arahy.Tifrunner.gnm2.J5K5, whole genome shotgun sequence genomic window:
- the LOC114924648 gene encoding uncharacterized protein, with protein sequence MVCSTGYSRIEQEYNKNYERLKERDEAYTQWCDEIGVERWVLAFDGGHRWGHMTTNLVEYINSVMKDARNLHMTALVRSTFYRLNELFTRKSTEAHEHLRNGFTYSEFATKRVEESFRRARNVVVNRFDRRNEMFEVRKMQDGTIYTVNLAQRHCDCGHFQVKRLPCRHVLACCANQRLDWQVYVHDVYKMSEICKVYRDEFVPMGDPSTWDRYEGAKVIDNWTLRCATKGRPKSTRYLNEMDSREMRGTHRCTICGREGHSRSRCPQRAGPSSARGH encoded by the coding sequence ATGGTTTGTTCAACAGGCTATTCTAGGATCGAGCAGGAGTACAACAAAAACTACGAAAGGCTTAAAGAGCGAGATGAGGCATATACTCAATGGTGCGATGAGATCGGTGTTGAGAGATGGGTGTTGGCATTCGATGGTGGTCATCGTTGGGGACATATGACGACAAACTTGGTAGAGTACATAAATTCTGTCATGAAGGATGCACGCAACCTTCATATGACTGCCCTGGTCCGGTCAACTTTCTATCGGCTGAATGAGTTGTTCACTCGGAAGAGTACCGAGGCTCATGAGCATCTCCGCAACGGATTCACGTATTCAGAGTTCGCAACGAAGAGAGTTGAAGAAAGCTTCCGACGTGCAAGAAACGTTGTGGTCAACCGGTTCGACAGGCGCAACGAGATGTTTGAGGTTCGCAAAATGCAAGATGGTACCATTTACACTGTCAACCTTGCGCAACGACACTGCGACTGTGGCCATTTCCAGGTCAAACGACTTCCATGTCGCCACGTGCTTGCATGTTGTGCCAACCAGCGTCTCGATTGGCAAGTGTACGTGCACGATGTGTACAAGATGTCTGAAATTTGCAAGGTGTACAGAGACGAGTTTGTTCCAATGGGTGACCCATCTACATGGGATAGATACGAAGGAGCGAAGGTGATCGACAACTGGACATTGAGGTGCGCGACGAAAGGAAGACCGAAGTCCACCCgctacttgaatgagatggattcgCGTGAGATGCGTGGTACTCACCGGTGCACTATATGTGGACGCGAGGGACATAGCCGCAGCCGATGTCCTCAGCGCGCAGGTCCAAGCTCCGCTAGAGGTCATTAG
- the LOC112720253 gene encoding GDP-L-galactose phosphorylase 1, with the protein MLSIKRVATLVSNFQKEEVGVPAPPSEGCGRNCLKSCCIQAAKLPLYAFKEVEKVGGKDLPLCKEQPVTFLDSLILGEWEDRMQRGLFRYDVTACETKVIPGEYGFIAQLNEGRHLKKRPTEFQVDKVLQPFDESKFNFTKIGQEEVLFQFEASSDGEVQFFPNAPIDVENSPSVVAINVSPIEYGHVLLIPRIFECLPQRIDHASFLLALHMAVEAGNPYFRLGYNSLGAFATINHLHFQAYYLAVPFPIEKAPTKKIAKLNRGVKISKLLNYPIRGLVFEGGHLLKDLANTVSDACICLQHNNIPYNILISDCGRQVFLLPQCYAEKQALGEVSAELLDTQVNPAVWEISGHMVLKRRKDYEEASEANAWRLLAEVSLSEERFQEVSCLIFQAMTSSELEVKCQCVEEAGSSPSPAMVAGSQECLVLQ; encoded by the exons ATGTTGAGCATTAAGAGAGTTGCCACCCTGGTTTCGAATTTTCAGAAAGAGGAGGTTGGGGTGCCTGCTCCACCTTCTGAAGGATGTGGCCGGAATTGCCTCAAGAGCTGTTGCATTCAAG CGGCGAAGCTCCCTTTGTATGCTTTTAAAGAGGTTGAGAAGGTTGGTGGAAAGGACTTGCCACTATGCAAAGAGCAACCTGTCACCTTTTTGGACTCGCTCATTCTTGGGGAG TGGGAAGATCGGATGCAGAGAGGGCTTTTTCGCTATGATGTTACTGCCTGCGAAACTAAG GTGATTCCGGGTGAGTATGGTTTTATTGCCCAGCTGAATGAAGGCCGCCACCTCAAGAAGCGTCCTACTGAGTTCCAAGTTGATAAGGTCCTCCAACCCTTTGATGAGAGCAAATTCAACTTCACCAAAATTGGGCAGGAAGAGGTCCTGTTTCAATTCGAAGCAAGCAGTGATGGCGAAGTCCAATTCTTTCCCAATGCGCCAATTGATGTTGAGAACTCTCCTAGTGTTGTTGCCATCAAT GTCAGTCCTATTGAATACGGGCATGTTCTGCTAATTCCTCGCATTTTTGAGTGTTTGCCCCAAAGGATTGATCATGCCAGCTTTCTGCTTGCACTCCACATGGCAGTAGAAGCAGGAAATCCATACTTTCGATTAGGTTACAACAGCCTAGGTGCATTTGCAACTATTAACCATCTTCATTTCCAG GCTTATTATCTGGCTGTGCCTTTTCCCATTGAGAAGGCCCCTACTAAGAAAATTGCCAAACTAAATCGGGGTGTGAAGATTTCAAAATTGTTGAACTACCCCATCCGAGGCCTTGTGTTTGAGGGTGGTCATTTGCTCAAAGATTTAGCAAACACTGTGTCAGATGCATGCATCTGTCTTCAACACAATAACATACCTTACAATATTCTTATTTCTGATTGTGGTAGACAAGTCTTCCTCTTACCACAG TGTTATGCTGAGAAACAAGCTCTTGGAGAAGTGAGTGCCGAGCTTCTCGACACTCAAGTCAACCCTGCTGTGTGGGAAATCAGTGGGCACATGGTGTTGAAGAGGAGGAAGGACTATGAAGAGGCATCTGAAGCCAATGCTTGGCGGCTTCTTGCTGAAGTCTCGCTCTCTGAAGAGAGGTTTCAAGAAGTCAGTTGTCTCATTTTTCAAGCCATGACATCCAGCGAGCTCGAGGTCAAATGCCAATGTGTAGAGGAAGCTGGCTCGAGTCCTTCCCCTGCAATGGTGGCTGGTTCACAAGAGTGTCTTGTTCTCCAGTAG